The genome window ATCCAGCCCGCGGGCCAGTTCCCGGACATGGCGCACCAGGGAATTAATCCCCCGTTGCTCGTTCCAGACCGGCACGATGACGGAAATGAGCGGGATTTTTTCCCCCTTGCCTGTTGTCTTCCCCTGCATGGATGTTTAATAAACGCTTTGGACAAATAAAGAAAGGAGCCCGCATGCGAAAAGGACTTACTTCCGAAAAGGCCACGATCAATGAGATTCTCGACAAATCCCCTGTTCTCTGGCTGGCCGTCAACGACGCAAACGGCCCCTACAGCGTCCCGGTGAACTTCGCCCACGAGGGCGACGTCATCTATGTCCACTCCAGCACAAAGGGCCGCAAGTTCGAAGCCCTGGAAACCGGTGCGCCCCTGTCATTCAGCTGCGCCGTGGACCTGGAACCCAAGCACGGCGACAAGGCCTGCGCCTTCGGGTACCGATTCAAGAGCGCGCTCGGCTTCGGCGCTCCGCGTCGGCTCTCCGGCGATGACGCCAGGCATGCCCTGGAAGTCATCACCCGCAAGTTCGCGGGCAGGAACCTGCCCCTGGAAGACAAGGTCGTGGCCGTCACCGCCGCTTACGCCATAGACATCACCAGCATCACGGCGCGGATCAAGGAGTAATCCCTGACCGCCGCCCCATAACCCCAAGAAACGAGATCTGCCATGAACACCCACACACCCAAACTGCGCTCCTTTGCCAGCGACAACAACGCCGGAGCCCATCCGGAAATCATCAAGGCCGTGTGCGAAGCCAACGAAGGCTACATGCGCGCCTATGGAGAGGACACCATCAGCGAGGCGGCCGACCGCCTGCTCAAGAAACACTTCGGCGAGGACGCCCGGATCTTCTACGTGACCACGGGCACGGCCGCCAACGTGCTGGGCCTGCGCGCGGTGACCCGCACCTACAACTCGGTGATCTGCTCCAGCATGGCCCACATCAACATGGACGAATGCGGCGCGCCCGAGGCCTTCGGCGGCACCAAGCTGGTGCCCATCCCCACCCCGGACGGCAAGCTGACCCCGGGCATGATCGCGCCCTACCTGGGCCATGTGGGATTCGTGCACGCCAGCCAGCCCAAGGTCATTTCCATCACCCAGAGCACCGAGGAAGGCACGCTCTACTCGCTCAAGGAGATCGAGGCCATCGTGGACTTCGCCCGCGACCACGACCTGCTGGTGCACATGGACGGCGCGCGCCTGGCCAACGCCTGCGCGGCCCTGGGCTGCTCGTTCTTCGACATGACCACGGCCCTGGGCGTGGATCTGCTCTCCTTCGGGGCCACCAAGAACGGCCTGATGATGGGCGAGGCGGTCATCTTCCTGAATCCGGAGATCGGCGAGGGCTTCGAATACCTGCGCAAGCAGGGCATGCAGCTCGTGAGCAAGATGCGCTTTGTCTCCG of Salidesulfovibrio onnuriiensis contains these proteins:
- a CDS encoding pyridoxamine 5'-phosphate oxidase family protein is translated as MRKGLTSEKATINEILDKSPVLWLAVNDANGPYSVPVNFAHEGDVIYVHSSTKGRKFEALETGAPLSFSCAVDLEPKHGDKACAFGYRFKSALGFGAPRRLSGDDARHALEVITRKFAGRNLPLEDKVVAVTAAYAIDITSITARIKE
- a CDS encoding threonine aldolase family protein, with the translated sequence MNTHTPKLRSFASDNNAGAHPEIIKAVCEANEGYMRAYGEDTISEAADRLLKKHFGEDARIFYVTTGTAANVLGLRAVTRTYNSVICSSMAHINMDECGAPEAFGGTKLVPIPTPDGKLTPGMIAPYLGHVGFVHASQPKVISITQSTEEGTLYSLKEIEAIVDFARDHDLLVHMDGARLANACAALGCSFFDMTTALGVDLLSFGATKNGLMMGEAVIFLNPEIGEGFEYLRKQGMQLVSKMRFVSAQVERYLRDDLWLENARHANAMAKRLAERAGAIPGVEIKGEVQSNGVFAHIPPAATEILEKKYYFYVWDEHSHTLRWMTSWATTEEQVDEFVEDIKKAVEQVR